From one Synergistaceae bacterium genomic stretch:
- a CDS encoding HU family DNA-binding protein — MTKAELIDAITAKLAMRKKDVAPVVDEVFAEIQGALGKGDKCTFVGFGVFEVRERAEREGRNPQDPSKKVIIPAKKVPVFRPGKDLKDAVVNVKLH, encoded by the coding sequence ATGACCAAAGCAGAACTTATTGACGCAATCACCGCGAAACTCGCAATGCGCAAGAAAGATGTCGCGCCCGTAGTAGATGAAGTGTTCGCGGAGATTCAGGGAGCACTCGGCAAGGGCGACAAGTGCACGTTCGTGGGCTTCGGCGTGTTCGAGGTGAGGGAGAGAGCCGAGAGAGAGGGTCGCAACCCTCAGGATCCCAGCAAGAAGGTCATCATCCCGGCCAAGAAGGTACCCGTCTTCAGGCCCGGCAAAGACCTTAAGGACGCAGTGGTGAACGTAAAACTTCACTAG
- a CDS encoding DUF2156 domain-containing protein yields the protein MLEFRKFSWHDKDTYTPYFQASPVHYAEYSFFTLWAWLHSYPLEISCGENLCWLRSGGPLPGIFGPVGNWNAVTDWGKELSCFEPGDLVYEVPGGIRDILDGREGLRFTEDRDQYEYLYSVKDLVELKGKTYRQKRNRVRAFLDGYEWDYEELTPAVFSEVMDFQERWRVRRESTMTPDEAESLDGEDEAISNAFSKWDEFQLCGGLLRVDGQIIAYTIAEELDPENLDIHFEKAFGEYAGSYQAINYMFLKNHGAKYKFVNREEDMGEPGLREAKESYHPTIMLEKYQMEIL from the coding sequence ATGTTAGAGTTCCGTAAATTCTCATGGCACGACAAAGATACCTACACTCCCTACTTTCAGGCTTCACCCGTTCATTACGCAGAATACTCCTTCTTCACGCTGTGGGCATGGCTTCACTCTTACCCCCTCGAAATCTCCTGCGGCGAAAATTTATGCTGGCTCAGATCCGGCGGCCCATTGCCGGGAATCTTCGGCCCGGTCGGAAACTGGAATGCTGTAACTGACTGGGGCAAAGAGTTATCATGTTTTGAGCCCGGCGACTTGGTCTACGAAGTTCCCGGAGGAATCAGGGACATCCTCGATGGCAGGGAAGGACTCCGCTTCACAGAGGACAGAGACCAGTACGAATACCTCTACTCGGTGAAAGACTTAGTGGAGCTGAAGGGCAAAACCTACAGGCAGAAGCGCAACAGAGTCCGCGCGTTCCTCGACGGCTACGAATGGGACTACGAGGAACTTACTCCGGCAGTGTTCAGCGAGGTGATGGACTTTCAGGAGAGATGGAGGGTAAGGCGTGAAAGCACGATGACTCCCGACGAGGCAGAATCACTCGACGGAGAGGACGAGGCGATAAGCAACGCATTCAGCAAGTGGGATGAGTTCCAGCTCTGCGGGGGGCTTCTGCGTGTTGACGGGCAGATAATCGCCTACACTATCGCGGAGGAACTTGACCCAGAGAATCTCGACATACATTTTGAGAAGGCGTTTGGCGAGTACGCGGGGAGCTATCAGGCCATAAACTACATGTTCCTGAAGAATCACGGCGCAAAGTACAAGTTCGTGAACCGCGAGGAAGACATGGGAGAACCCGGCCTGCGTGAAGCGAAGGAGTCATATCATCCGACAATTATGCTGGAGAAGTACCAGATGGAAATCTTGTAG
- a CDS encoding TerB N-terminal domain-containing protein has translation MIFIVIGVIVAVAVGAFLRQQSRQSAQTTPTEESHPPFGQIDIPAVEVSDEDEGYTLTAKPVTSPELASGATYSSHAPAGEESPYGRSSEPRKQAQPAANLLRWCGRTGIIQLENFAVPNPVAYWSNGDPATQEPSCIDVTLPVLFPQPGEQLPAEGAASYAEMSPMQRGIYLTWLSGARIQPPLHMCYPALWLYGIERRTIVDKLDLPMCISESFRLLPLLRWDALKDKLITFITWLAVKVWLPDEDLLGFCRRLNSVPEGLLDILMNSYANSMLPLPSAVAFTIIRTSAKLHREDEPVIPHSDEDLKTFTPIYKDLCNGGLVLIKPEEMLRLNYTPSNPSIELSDKDKEPVEIPDFFSNLAPFKPLVDAWEVFLTAKKQEQPVPDLSDIAERPDFEGFIKSLRPEGSDIPLITNLEALGKLMKFDTSPGTKLSGKERKSVVDTAQVEGWQIVPDLGVSGRNYNWQDRILFLELAPGTLLPHSYRVASFMLEFICASIAADEDRVFEPLRQRMNEFFPLSEDDNIRLEAQKPLNLPTQYGPEFYGEFLCSWLSEKERKAVRNLALDAVSLLTGYGGNPEVNSILCEVLGLREDEEIPEKDLKKSPKDKGAEVMKMMALLFKNG, from the coding sequence ATGATATTCATAGTTATCGGTGTAATCGTAGCTGTCGCGGTTGGGGCATTCCTGCGGCAGCAATCCAGACAGTCAGCGCAGACCACTCCGACTGAGGAGTCTCATCCTCCGTTCGGGCAGATAGACATTCCTGCGGTTGAGGTCTCTGATGAAGATGAAGGCTACACGCTCACGGCCAAGCCCGTAACCTCGCCGGAGCTTGCGTCGGGAGCAACGTACTCATCACACGCACCTGCTGGGGAAGAGTCGCCTTACGGACGTTCCAGCGAGCCGAGAAAGCAGGCACAGCCCGCCGCGAATCTTCTCAGGTGGTGCGGGAGGACGGGCATCATCCAGCTCGAGAACTTCGCCGTTCCCAACCCCGTAGCGTACTGGTCGAACGGAGACCCCGCAACTCAGGAGCCCTCGTGCATTGACGTAACGCTTCCAGTGCTCTTCCCGCAGCCCGGCGAACAGTTACCGGCGGAAGGTGCTGCATCGTACGCGGAGATGTCGCCTATGCAGAGAGGAATCTATCTCACGTGGCTTTCCGGCGCGCGCATACAGCCCCCGTTGCACATGTGCTACCCTGCGCTGTGGCTTTACGGCATCGAGAGACGTACAATCGTCGACAAACTAGACCTGCCGATGTGTATAAGCGAGTCGTTCAGGCTTCTTCCGTTACTGCGGTGGGACGCGCTCAAGGACAAGCTGATAACGTTCATCACATGGCTCGCGGTCAAGGTGTGGCTTCCTGATGAAGACCTGCTGGGCTTCTGCAGAAGACTTAACTCCGTGCCTGAAGGACTGCTCGACATCCTAATGAACTCCTACGCAAACTCAATGCTTCCCCTTCCGTCAGCAGTTGCCTTCACGATAATACGAACTTCCGCAAAACTTCACAGGGAGGATGAACCAGTAATCCCCCATTCCGACGAAGACTTAAAGACTTTCACGCCGATCTACAAGGACTTGTGCAACGGCGGACTTGTGCTGATAAAGCCTGAAGAGATGCTCAGGCTCAACTACACTCCCTCCAACCCGTCAATAGAGCTCAGCGACAAGGACAAAGAGCCGGTAGAGATTCCCGACTTCTTCAGCAACCTTGCGCCGTTCAAGCCGCTTGTTGATGCGTGGGAAGTTTTCCTGACGGCCAAGAAGCAGGAACAGCCCGTGCCGGACTTGTCCGACATTGCGGAACGCCCGGACTTCGAGGGATTCATCAAGAGCCTGCGCCCTGAAGGCAGCGACATTCCGTTAATCACGAACCTTGAGGCACTCGGAAAACTTATGAAGTTCGACACGTCTCCGGGCACGAAGCTGAGCGGCAAGGAGAGAAAGTCTGTCGTGGACACCGCGCAGGTTGAGGGCTGGCAGATTGTGCCGGACTTAGGGGTCTCGGGGAGAAACTACAACTGGCAGGACAGAATACTCTTCCTCGAACTTGCGCCGGGTACTCTTCTGCCTCACAGCTACCGTGTCGCGTCGTTTATGCTGGAGTTCATATGCGCGTCGATTGCGGCGGATGAAGACAGAGTGTTTGAGCCCCTCCGGCAGAGGATGAATGAATTTTTCCCGCTGAGCGAGGACGACAACATACGGCTTGAGGCACAGAAGCCGCTGAACCTTCCGACGCAATACGGGCCGGAGTTCTACGGGGAGTTTCTGTGTTCGTGGCTGTCCGAGAAGGAGCGCAAGGCCGTGCGGAATCTCGCGCTTGATGCCGTGAGCCTGCTGACCGGCTACGGCGGAAATCCTGAGGTCAACTCGATACTGTGCGAGGTTCTCGGCCTTCGGGAGGACGAGGAGATTCCCGAAAAAGACCTGAAGAAGTCCCCGAAGGACAAGGGAGCAGAAGTCATGAAGATGATGGCGTTACTGTTCAAGAACGGATAA
- a CDS encoding glycosyltransferase encodes MRILYVVPGFDEGGAEFHVLNLIRELSKRGHDITLASSGGHLERELPEGIRSIHLPLWRKNPLVVLYCAFRLSRLGRFDVIHAHSRVPAWAAWLAARLTGSKWLMTAHAFYSHNPGLLPLRHADGVICVSEAVRHDLAGYLPQNVITIPNGITPPKFRHRGSARNRLLFVGRLTRLKGLDDALRALSELKGYAWSLDVLGEGSQHAELEELAESLGIGERVRFHGAVSNDDAEEFMAFSSCLLFPSHSEGMGLVVLEALSIGLPVIASDLEALRDFAEGELVPDGDVSAWREAIRRFFEEGTASPLNPEKIITVQEMACRVEKFCLSVLEQ; translated from the coding sequence ATGAGGATACTCTACGTTGTGCCTGGCTTCGACGAGGGAGGGGCAGAATTTCACGTGCTGAACCTTATCCGCGAACTCTCAAAGCGCGGGCATGATATAACTCTGGCATCATCGGGCGGGCATCTTGAACGAGAGCTCCCCGAAGGCATCAGAAGCATTCACCTTCCGTTGTGGCGGAAGAATCCGCTTGTGGTTCTGTACTGTGCATTTCGGCTGTCGCGTCTTGGCCGGTTCGACGTGATTCACGCACACTCGCGCGTTCCTGCGTGGGCGGCGTGGCTTGCGGCAAGGCTGACGGGCTCGAAGTGGCTGATGACTGCTCACGCGTTCTACTCCCACAATCCCGGCCTCCTGCCCCTGCGACATGCTGACGGTGTAATCTGCGTCTCCGAAGCCGTCCGCCATGACCTCGCGGGTTACCTTCCGCAGAACGTTATCACAATACCCAACGGCATAACTCCCCCGAAGTTCCGACACAGGGGCTCGGCGAGGAATCGCCTGCTGTTTGTCGGACGCTTGACGCGGCTTAAGGGGCTCGACGACGCATTACGTGCACTCTCGGAGCTCAAAGGTTACGCGTGGAGCTTGGACGTTCTAGGTGAAGGGTCTCAGCACGCTGAGCTAGAGGAGCTCGCGGAGAGCTTGGGCATCGGCGAGCGTGTGAGGTTTCACGGGGCGGTGAGCAACGACGACGCGGAGGAGTTTATGGCGTTCTCGTCGTGCCTGCTGTTTCCGTCGCACAGCGAGGGGATGGGGCTTGTGGTGCTGGAAGCGTTGAGCATCGGACTGCCGGTGATTGCGTCTGACCTTGAGGCACTGCGGGACTTTGCGGAAGGTGAGTTAGTGCCGGACGGGGATGTGTCGGCGTGGCGCGAGGCTATACGAAGATTCTTCGAGGAAGGAACGGCAAGCCCCCTCAACCCTGAGAAAATTATCACGGTTCAGGAGATGGCCTGCCGTGTAGAGAAATTCTGCTTATCCGTTCTTGAACAGTAA
- a CDS encoding mitochondrial fission ELM1 family protein, which produces MPKFDHIVLISDGIRGHYHQSLGIAEWLVRLGGGELHQPINVPHLTGLDWLFKLKIFVHGLTVYDASYAQNWLYAAGLNIGRTAPRTLFISAGSSAAPFCLASAKATGSKSAVVMTPSVLSTKPFDYAIIPSHDKHDLKDKHVLTTLGAPNHIYPSELELIGSNFFAGREFGGKKIVAVLVGGSDNNYNPDSIWAEDTLGPLRYIDGIKILLTTSRRSGKALDDTIEKMFINDASLGYMLILSKKPRVNALTAMMGKATHVLVTEDSVSMVSEAVTAGFRVGLLRVPRRKKFMKQMFGGGPKRFDDMFEVMKSRNLIVDLGQHPDYVNFLSEPEQKHGQDFNEAKRAAEWILEMP; this is translated from the coding sequence ATGCCGAAATTTGACCACATTGTGTTAATCAGCGACGGAATACGCGGGCACTATCACCAGTCATTAGGTATCGCAGAATGGCTCGTGCGTCTTGGAGGCGGAGAGCTTCACCAGCCGATAAACGTCCCGCACCTTACGGGGCTCGACTGGCTGTTCAAGCTGAAGATCTTTGTACACGGGCTCACAGTTTATGATGCTTCCTACGCACAGAACTGGCTTTACGCCGCAGGCCTCAACATCGGCCGGACAGCACCGCGTACGCTGTTCATCTCCGCCGGAAGTTCCGCAGCACCGTTCTGCCTGGCGAGCGCAAAAGCTACCGGCAGCAAGTCAGCGGTTGTGATGACCCCCTCAGTTCTCAGCACAAAACCCTTCGACTACGCGATAATCCCCAGCCACGACAAGCATGACCTTAAAGACAAGCACGTTCTCACTACGTTAGGAGCACCGAATCACATTTACCCTTCAGAGCTTGAGCTCATAGGCTCTAACTTCTTCGCGGGGCGTGAGTTCGGCGGCAAGAAGATAGTTGCGGTTCTCGTCGGAGGCAGCGACAACAACTACAATCCCGATTCCATCTGGGCAGAAGACACGCTCGGGCCTCTGCGCTACATTGACGGCATAAAGATTCTGCTGACGACTTCAAGACGTTCGGGAAAAGCTCTCGACGACACGATAGAGAAGATGTTCATCAACGATGCATCGCTGGGCTACATGCTGATACTCTCCAAGAAGCCGCGCGTGAACGCACTGACCGCGATGATGGGCAAGGCTACTCACGTGCTGGTTACGGAAGACTCTGTATCGATGGTGTCTGAGGCGGTAACTGCGGGCTTCAGGGTGGGACTGCTGAGAGTTCCGAGACGCAAGAAGTTCATGAAGCAGATGTTCGGCGGAGGGCCGAAGAGGTTTGACGACATGTTCGAGGTGATGAAGAGCAGGAATCTCATCGTTGACTTGGGACAGCATCCTGACTACGTAAACTTCCTCTCAGAGCCGGAGCAGAAGCACGGACAGGACTTCAACGAGGCCAAGAGAGCGGCAGAATGGATACTTGAGATGCCATGA
- the kdsB gene encoding 3-deoxy-manno-octulosonate cytidylyltransferase: protein MKVIGIIPARWSSTRFPGKPLADICGKPMIQHVYERAKLAENLYDVLVATDDKRIYDCVESFGGKAVMTDSDLPNGTARCEQAARGYDVGGVINIQGDEPLLNPRMIDEVTELLGGAHCSTLCRELTGDIDNPNTVKVVMSQYGFTLYFSRSAIPYKRNASNLPYYQHIGIYGYRIDFLKKYVSLPPTPLSDAESLEQLKILEHGYSIKVKVTECREESIGVDTPEDLERVRALMNAEI, encoded by the coding sequence ATGAAGGTTATCGGAATAATACCGGCCCGCTGGTCATCAACAAGATTTCCCGGCAAACCGCTCGCTGACATCTGCGGAAAACCGATGATACAGCACGTTTACGAGCGCGCGAAACTCGCAGAAAATCTCTATGATGTGCTTGTTGCGACAGATGACAAGAGAATCTATGACTGCGTCGAGTCTTTCGGTGGAAAGGCAGTCATGACGGATTCAGACCTCCCCAACGGAACGGCAAGATGCGAACAGGCCGCAAGAGGTTATGACGTTGGCGGAGTGATAAACATTCAGGGAGATGAACCCCTGCTGAATCCGCGAATGATTGACGAGGTTACGGAGCTTTTAGGGGGGGCGCACTGCTCGACGCTGTGCCGTGAACTCACCGGCGATATCGACAACCCTAACACCGTCAAAGTCGTAATGTCTCAGTACGGGTTCACGCTGTACTTCTCGCGCTCAGCAATCCCCTACAAGCGCAACGCATCAAACCTGCCGTACTACCAGCACATAGGGATCTACGGCTACAGAATAGATTTCCTGAAGAAGTACGTATCACTTCCCCCGACTCCGCTGAGTGATGCTGAATCGTTGGAACAGCTTAAGATTTTGGAGCACGGTTACAGTATAAAGGTAAAGGTTACGGAGTGCAGGGAAGAGAGCATAGGTGTGGACACGCCGGAAGATTTGGAGAGAGTGAGGGCGTTGATGAATGCCGAAATTTGA
- a CDS encoding KpsF/GutQ family sugar-phosphate isomerase, with translation MKTEADEILSASERLTPDIVKAARLIYGCRGRVVVVGLGKSGLVGRKISATLASLGTPSFFLHAAEASHGDLGMVRREDVGLLISNSGASPEMTALLPHFRRLGAKMIAITGAMSSPLAEHSDIVLDAHVESEGDPLQLAPMSSTTLELVIGDALAVMVTLLRGLKREDFALFHPGGALGRKLLTRVRDVMGTGDSLPVVHEGVSVRDALFVITGKGYGAVCVVDIEGRLTGIFTDGDLRRLMERLGAGAFDALIQDAMTKTPKTISPDALAAEAVRVMENNEISVLIAVEDGKPAGIVHIHELLREGIA, from the coding sequence ATGAAGACGGAGGCAGACGAGATACTATCGGCCTCTGAGCGCCTGACTCCCGACATCGTGAAGGCCGCGCGGTTAATCTACGGATGCAGGGGGCGCGTTGTGGTTGTTGGGCTGGGGAAATCCGGCCTCGTGGGACGGAAAATCTCTGCGACGCTCGCTTCTCTGGGTACTCCGTCGTTCTTCCTTCACGCCGCAGAAGCCTCGCACGGTGATTTAGGCATGGTTCGGCGCGAGGATGTCGGACTGCTCATCAGCAACAGCGGAGCTTCACCAGAGATGACCGCACTTCTCCCGCACTTCAGGAGGCTCGGCGCAAAGATGATTGCCATAACCGGCGCAATGTCCTCACCCCTTGCCGAACACAGCGACATAGTTCTTGATGCGCACGTCGAGTCTGAGGGAGACCCTCTCCAGCTCGCACCGATGAGCAGCACGACGCTTGAACTGGTTATCGGCGATGCTCTGGCGGTGATGGTTACGCTTCTGCGCGGGCTGAAACGTGAGGATTTCGCGCTGTTCCACCCTGGCGGTGCACTTGGCCGGAAGCTCCTTACCCGTGTCCGCGACGTTATGGGCACAGGAGACAGCCTCCCAGTCGTGCACGAAGGCGTGAGCGTTCGGGATGCATTGTTTGTCATTACCGGCAAGGGCTATGGTGCTGTGTGCGTTGTTGACATAGAGGGCAGATTAACGGGTATATTTACGGACGGTGATTTGCGGCGGCTCATGGAGAGGCTGGGAGCTGGAGCGTTCGACGCGCTGATACAGGACGCAATGACGAAGACTCCCAAGACAATTTCACCCGACGCGCTGGCCGCCGAAGCAGTTAGAGTGATGGAGAACAACGAAATCAGCGTACTGATAGCCGTAGAGGACGGCAAACCTGCAGGAATTGTACACATTCACGAACTTCTGAGAGAAGGTATAGCATGA